One stretch of Bacteroidota bacterium DNA includes these proteins:
- a CDS encoding DUF349 domain-containing protein, with protein sequence MDENQLISNPPEDQINQENLIQEEPSELKASVEAIISSDDDPVTDVEISGEVTTSSLPADEPAAAPKAADVLPEKPKRRPGRPKKTAPPAEIIVAADIISEIAPPSEAKDQPSVPSPSPMVEQDAIVHLTPVESGEIKLEIDSDEIEEAEEEIETRVSVENFDDYSKAQLVDLIEETVKESDITKIKTRVALIKVAFLKRNREDKDHKLSEFISAGGVEGDFLPATDPLEERFNAAFEKYRQNKSIFNEELERIKHANFETKKKILEELKELINSEETLKKTYDEFKSLQDQWKQIGLVPKNEVNNLWQSYHFLVEKFFDKVKINKELKDLDLKKNLEYKIRLCEKAEELLLEPSINKSFKELQQLHEDWKEVGPVAQDKKDEIWERFRSVTEKINERRREYYQELQQDLENNYNTKLVLCDKAEQLIAIPNESVSDWQNNTEQINELFRIWRSVGPAPKKYNDKVWERFKSAIDMFFSSKKEYFGKVKEQQINNYNLKLDLCVQAEALKNSTDWRQTTQDFIALQKDWRNIGPVPRKHSNKIWRRFRAACDEFFSKKAEYFSNIQKHEEENLHLKEDLVKRVQEAQFTGDKNEDLRIIKEMQREWMDIGHVPMKDKDRLQNEFRSAINKQLDKLKINAVEISALNYKSRYESLRNAPDSQHMLSKERNILINKITRLKEDIGLWENNIGFLAQSKNAVLLKNEFEKKINSAKQEVIILATKLRILNGQKT encoded by the coding sequence ATGGACGAAAACCAACTTATATCCAATCCTCCTGAGGATCAGATCAACCAGGAAAATTTAATTCAGGAGGAACCAAGCGAATTAAAGGCATCTGTCGAAGCGATCATCAGTTCGGATGATGATCCTGTCACGGATGTTGAAATCTCCGGTGAGGTGACAACATCTTCACTGCCAGCGGATGAACCTGCTGCTGCTCCCAAGGCAGCAGATGTACTGCCTGAAAAGCCAAAGCGCCGTCCCGGACGACCTAAAAAAACCGCACCACCGGCAGAAATAATTGTTGCTGCGGATATAATCTCTGAAATAGCTCCTCCATCTGAAGCGAAGGATCAGCCTTCTGTTCCTTCTCCCTCTCCAATGGTGGAGCAGGATGCCATTGTGCATCTTACCCCCGTGGAATCCGGAGAAATTAAACTGGAGATAGATTCCGATGAAATTGAAGAGGCCGAAGAGGAAATTGAGACCAGGGTGAGCGTGGAGAATTTTGATGATTATTCCAAAGCGCAGCTTGTCGATCTCATCGAAGAAACCGTCAAGGAATCAGATATAACCAAGATAAAAACACGGGTGGCATTGATCAAGGTCGCCTTCCTTAAACGGAACAGGGAAGACAAAGATCATAAACTGTCGGAATTCATTTCCGCAGGTGGTGTTGAGGGCGACTTCCTGCCCGCCACCGACCCGCTGGAAGAGCGTTTTAATGCCGCCTTTGAAAAATATAGACAGAATAAATCTATATTTAACGAAGAACTCGAAAGGATTAAACACGCCAATTTTGAAACCAAGAAGAAGATACTGGAAGAACTCAAGGAACTCATTAATTCAGAAGAAACCCTTAAAAAAACCTATGATGAGTTTAAGTCACTTCAGGATCAATGGAAACAGATAGGCCTTGTTCCCAAGAATGAAGTCAATAACCTTTGGCAGTCATACCATTTCCTGGTTGAGAAATTCTTCGACAAGGTCAAGATCAATAAAGAGCTTAAAGACCTGGACCTGAAGAAAAATCTTGAATATAAAATCAGGCTGTGCGAGAAGGCAGAGGAGCTGCTTCTTGAACCCTCTATCAATAAATCCTTCAAAGAGTTACAACAACTTCATGAAGATTGGAAGGAGGTGGGTCCGGTTGCTCAGGATAAAAAAGATGAAATATGGGAACGTTTCAGGAGTGTCACTGAAAAAATCAATGAACGGCGACGGGAGTACTATCAAGAACTCCAGCAGGATCTGGAAAATAATTATAACACAAAACTTGTACTTTGCGATAAAGCAGAACAATTAATTGCCATTCCCAATGAGTCGGTTTCTGACTGGCAAAACAACACGGAACAGATAAATGAGTTGTTCAGGATTTGGCGATCTGTAGGCCCTGCCCCAAAAAAATATAATGATAAAGTTTGGGAACGATTCAAATCCGCTATTGATATGTTCTTTTCCTCGAAAAAGGAATATTTTGGCAAGGTTAAGGAACAACAAATTAATAATTATAACCTGAAGCTGGATCTGTGCGTTCAGGCTGAGGCTTTGAAAAATAGCACCGACTGGAGGCAAACAACCCAGGATTTCATCGCCCTGCAGAAAGACTGGCGAAATATTGGCCCTGTGCCACGAAAACATTCCAATAAGATATGGAGGAGATTCAGGGCAGCATGTGATGAATTCTTCAGTAAAAAAGCCGAATATTTTTCAAATATCCAGAAACATGAAGAGGAAAACCTGCATCTGAAGGAAGATCTGGTAAAACGGGTTCAGGAAGCTCAATTTACCGGCGATAAAAATGAAGATCTAAGGATCATCAAGGAAATGCAGCGTGAGTGGATGGATATTGGACATGTGCCGATGAAAGATAAGGACAGGCTGCAGAATGAATTCCGCAGTGCCATCAACAAACAGCTCGATAAACTGAAAATCAATGCTGTTGAGATCAGTGCACTGAATTATAAATCACGCTATGAATCATTAAGGAATGCTCCTGACTCACAGCACATGCTCAGCAAGGAAAGAAATATTCTCATTAACAAGATCACCCGGTTAAAAGAAGATATCGGATTGTGGGAGAATAACATCGGATTCCTGGCACAATCGAAAAATGCTGTACTGCTTAAAAATGAATTCGAGAAAAAAATTAACAGTGCCAAACAGGAAGTGATCATTCTTGCAACCAAACTCAGGATCCTCAATGGTCAGAAAACTTAA
- a CDS encoding patatin-like phospholipase family protein, whose product MPRRVIITGISIFFAILMVLSVRGYAQKVCLVLSGGGAKGVSHIGVIKALEENGIPIDCITGTSMGALIGGLYASGFSPDEMTTLLTSSEFQTWITGTIPEEYLYYFKQPDPDPSWLSLKFNIDSLRASRILPSNIVSPVMLDFGFLEIFSQASAASGYNFDSLMVPIRFVASDIADNKPVILRNGDLGLGLRAATTYPFYFKPIRLNGKLLYDGGMYNNFPVDVAINEFHPDVIIGSKAASNYKAPDENDALSQLENMLMEKTNYSVPEGKGVLVEPELEPVNVIDFSNTLAFIDSGYIETLRHIDEIKSFISHFSSPNEVKQKREEFIRHLPPFVIQTININGLNKNQAYYVRRQLAHKEDTISIEPLKMEYFKLLADQQVEVVFPRTRFNESSGYFDLFLDFKKENHLNVEFGGDISSAPVNEAYVGLRYNYLNQVALNLGASSHIGRFYSAAQISARIEFPFNIPLYLKSSISFNQWDYFRTSTYFFEDKNPSYLIQNEDNIDLHAGVPFGRKGKIDMGGAIAHIRDDYYQRNTFSRTDTADKTYFDMQALDVLYEINTLNRKQYASDGENLYMNLKYITGKETTEPGSTSMSDEIEKRHHFWGQFKLRYINYYPFGKKFRFGVHAEVLLSSILSNTDLFSNYTASVLMAPAFQPIPESKLLFIPEFRAFNYGAGGMKLLFNISKNLVYDIEGYIFLPYQQIIQQPDYTAELGPPFSARLYMASTAFIYHSPIGPVSFSLNFYDRTVDKLSFIFNLGYVIFNKRAID is encoded by the coding sequence ATGCCCAGACGGGTTATCATCACCGGAATATCAATTTTTTTTGCTATCCTCATGGTTTTATCTGTGAGAGGATATGCCCAGAAGGTCTGTCTGGTACTGAGTGGCGGTGGTGCCAAAGGCGTGTCCCATATTGGTGTGATAAAGGCGCTGGAAGAAAATGGCATTCCTATCGATTGCATTACAGGCACTTCAATGGGAGCATTGATAGGTGGCCTTTATGCCAGTGGATTTTCTCCGGATGAAATGACCACCTTGCTCACCTCCAGTGAATTCCAAACATGGATAACAGGAACAATCCCCGAGGAGTATCTTTATTATTTCAAGCAGCCTGATCCGGATCCTTCATGGCTGAGTCTGAAATTTAATATCGATTCATTACGAGCATCAAGAATACTTCCTTCCAATATTGTGTCGCCGGTTATGCTGGATTTTGGTTTCCTGGAGATCTTTTCGCAGGCCAGTGCGGCATCGGGGTATAATTTTGATAGCCTGATGGTCCCCATTCGCTTTGTAGCTTCTGATATTGCCGACAATAAGCCCGTCATACTGAGGAATGGTGATCTTGGTCTGGGATTAAGGGCGGCTACAACATATCCATTTTATTTTAAGCCAATACGGCTTAACGGGAAATTGCTGTATGACGGAGGCATGTATAATAATTTCCCTGTAGATGTTGCCATTAATGAATTCCACCCGGATGTCATCATAGGGAGTAAGGCTGCCAGCAATTATAAAGCCCCTGATGAGAATGATGCACTCTCGCAACTTGAAAACATGCTGATGGAAAAAACCAACTACTCGGTGCCTGAAGGAAAGGGCGTGCTGGTGGAACCTGAGCTTGAACCGGTGAATGTTATTGACTTTTCCAATACCCTGGCTTTTATTGACAGCGGATATATTGAAACTCTGCGGCATATCGATGAGATTAAAAGTTTCATTAGCCATTTTTCTAGCCCCAATGAAGTGAAACAAAAAAGGGAGGAGTTTATTCGTCACCTGCCGCCTTTTGTGATTCAAACAATCAATATTAACGGACTGAACAAGAACCAGGCATACTATGTCAGACGGCAACTGGCGCATAAAGAAGATACAATTTCAATTGAGCCGTTAAAAATGGAATATTTTAAACTCCTTGCCGACCAGCAGGTGGAGGTTGTATTCCCCAGGACGAGATTTAATGAATCGAGCGGATATTTTGACCTGTTCCTGGATTTTAAAAAGGAGAATCACTTGAATGTCGAGTTTGGTGGCGACATATCGTCAGCGCCTGTCAATGAAGCCTATGTAGGTCTGAGATACAATTACCTGAACCAGGTCGCTCTCAACCTGGGCGCAAGTTCACATATCGGACGCTTTTACAGTGCTGCCCAGATATCAGCCAGGATTGAGTTCCCTTTCAATATTCCGTTATATTTAAAGTCATCCATATCATTTAATCAGTGGGACTATTTCAGAACTTCAACCTATTTCTTTGAAGATAAAAATCCATCCTATCTTATTCAAAATGAAGATAATATTGATCTTCATGCGGGGGTTCCCTTTGGCAGAAAGGGGAAGATCGACATGGGCGGCGCCATCGCTCATATCAGGGATGATTATTACCAGAGAAATACCTTTAGCAGGACAGATACTGCGGATAAAACATATTTCGATATGCAAGCCTTGGATGTGCTTTATGAGATCAACACGCTGAACAGGAAGCAATATGCCAGCGACGGAGAGAACCTGTATATGAATCTGAAATATATCACCGGAAAAGAGACCACTGAACCCGGATCTACATCTATGTCGGACGAGATTGAAAAACGCCATCATTTCTGGGGCCAGTTTAAGCTTAGATATATTAATTATTACCCCTTTGGGAAAAAGTTTCGTTTTGGCGTTCATGCGGAAGTACTCTTATCCAGTATTTTATCAAATACAGATCTGTTTTCCAATTACACTGCCAGTGTCCTGATGGCTCCCGCCTTTCAACCCATACCTGAAAGCAAGCTCCTGTTCATCCCTGAATTCAGGGCTTTTAATTATGGTGCCGGAGGTATGAAGTTATTGTTTAACATCAGTAAGAATCTTGTTTATGATATTGAAGGATATATCTTTTTACCCTACCAGCAGATCATCCAACAGCCTGATTATACTGCTGAACTGGGACCACCGTTCAGCGCAAGGCTGTATATGGCCTCCACAGCCTTTATATATCATAGCCCTATCGGACCTGTAAGCTTCAGCCTGAATTTTTATGACAGAACAGTCGATAAACTGTCTTTTATCTTCAATTTAGGGTATGTTATATTCAATAAAAGAGCAATTGACTGA
- a CDS encoding PLP-dependent aspartate aminotransferase family protein yields MMHKKKMGFNSMLIHGGQIDDFYGSATTPIYQTSTFKFKSAEHGAQCFSGESDGYIYTRIANPTIRALENAVAELENGYGGIATSSGMGAVSSVYLAFLGKGDHIVSHDALYGPSRGIIETILSRFGVEYTYIDATLTDNVKSALQPNTKLIFLETPSNPTMGIQDIVAISKIAREKGIPLCVDNTFCSPYLQQPLELGADIVVHSMTKFINGHADVVGGMIVTKDEAYYKCLRPVMVNMGFNMDPHQAYLILRGLKTLALRLDKAQDNAMKIAEYLEGHPNVEWVKYPGLHSHPQYELACRQMRGPGAMISFELKGGVEAGKIVMNHVGFILLAVSLGGIETLIQHPASMTHSKMSGQAREKAGITDGLVRLSVGIEDTDDIISDLDQALNLI; encoded by the coding sequence ATCATGCATAAGAAAAAAATGGGCTTTAATTCCATGTTGATACATGGCGGGCAAATCGATGATTTTTATGGCAGTGCAACGACGCCGATCTATCAGACGTCAACATTCAAATTCAAGAGTGCAGAACATGGCGCACAGTGTTTTTCGGGTGAATCGGATGGGTATATCTACACCCGCATTGCCAATCCAACCATCAGGGCTCTGGAGAATGCCGTAGCCGAGCTGGAGAATGGGTATGGAGGCATAGCGACCTCTTCGGGCATGGGTGCTGTTTCATCTGTTTACCTGGCCTTTCTGGGGAAAGGAGATCATATCGTTAGCCATGATGCTTTGTATGGGCCCTCACGGGGGATAATTGAAACTATCCTGTCTCGGTTTGGAGTGGAATATACGTATATTGATGCCACGCTCACCGACAACGTAAAAAGCGCACTGCAGCCGAATACAAAGCTAATTTTCCTGGAGACGCCATCGAATCCGACCATGGGCATACAAGATATAGTTGCTATCAGTAAGATAGCCAGGGAAAAAGGCATTCCGCTCTGCGTGGATAATACGTTTTGCAGCCCCTATCTCCAACAACCCCTTGAACTTGGTGCTGATATCGTCGTGCATTCGATGACAAAATTTATTAATGGCCATGCTGACGTAGTGGGTGGGATGATCGTCACCAAAGATGAAGCATATTATAAGTGTCTCCGGCCGGTAATGGTCAATATGGGATTCAACATGGATCCCCACCAGGCTTACCTGATTCTCAGAGGCTTGAAAACACTGGCATTACGATTAGACAAAGCACAGGATAATGCGATGAAGATCGCTGAGTACCTCGAAGGTCATCCTAATGTGGAGTGGGTGAAATACCCCGGATTACACTCACATCCACAGTATGAGCTGGCCTGCCGCCAGATGAGAGGTCCCGGCGCAATGATCAGTTTTGAACTGAAAGGTGGCGTTGAAGCTGGTAAGATCGTGATGAACCATGTCGGATTTATTCTGCTGGCTGTGTCACTTGGCGGCATCGAAACCCTCATTCAGCATCCGGCATCGATGACACATTCAAAGATGTCAGGCCAGGCACGTGAAAAAGCCGGTATAACCGATGGATTAGTCCGCCTGTCAGTCGGAATTGAAGATACTGATGATATCATCAGTGACCTGGATCAAGCTTTAAATCTTATATAA